The following coding sequences are from one Lycium ferocissimum isolate CSIRO_LF1 chromosome 3, AGI_CSIRO_Lferr_CH_V1, whole genome shotgun sequence window:
- the LOC132049263 gene encoding uncharacterized protein LOC132049263, translating to MKASIKFREEQKPLIRAKVPLSILNFPFQSGIVAGESKELSLSIGTLFDSGPSLKFAYRPNDSGNPFSFVFKTGIGHFGSPVSSPFTMSAEFNLIGNNQNPSFFIHFKPNFGDFCFKKSHSSSTLTKSLGTNFETPVLKTEFGGLPVKSEVAGAVENLFSGTAVSARTCFPVRRRAVVNFRWGLRFPAGSPEEEPDTVLVGPTGFGSPKGISFRRCPLLVMNKIGIEHVSKDDSKKGKTENADVAKACLDVKQQLETIQAENGLLRNALNDLRCEIASRQFNFPTNGAENSKAKYSGDRRSNSDKKSSNGKGIEGDVNEDLKKA from the coding sequence GTGAGGAACAAAAACCATTAATCAGAGCTAAAGTTCCTCTAAGCATATTAAACTTTCCTTTCCAATCAGGTATCGTTGCTGGTGAATCAAAAGAGTTATCTCTAAGTATCGGCACTTTATTCGATTCTGGTCCTTCTTTAAAGTTCGCTTATCGTCCAAATGATTCGGGTAACCCGtttagttttgttttcaaaacggGTATTGGACATTTCGGGTCACCCGTATCCAGCCCATTTACTATGAGTGCTGAATTCAATCTAATTGGGAATAatcaaaaccctagttttttcATTCACTTCAAACCCAATTTCGGTGACTTTTGCTTCAAGAAATCTCACTCATCTTCGACTTTAACAAAGAGTTTGGGCACGAATTTCGAGACTCCGGTTTTGAAAACGGAGTTTGGTGGTTTGCCGGTAAAATCTGAGGTCGCCGGAGCTGTAGAAAACTTGTTTTCCGGCACGGCGGTGAGTGCCCGGACTTGTTTTCCGGTGAGACGCCGTGCGGTGGTGAATTTCCGGTGGGGTCTTAGGTTTCCGGCGGGTAGCCCGGAAGAGGAACCGGATACTGTTTTAGTGGGGCCCACCGGATTCGGGTCGCCGAAGGGTATTTCGTTTAGACGGTGTCCGTTGTTGGTGATGAATAAGATCGGTATCGAACACGTGTCGAAAGATGATTCGAAGAAAGGGAAGACCGAAAATGCTGATGTGGCAAAAGCTTGTTTGGATGTGAAGCAGCAGTTGGAGACAATACAAGCTGAAAATGGGTTGTTAAGAAATGCTTTGAATGATTTAAGATGTGAAATAGCTTCAAGACAGTTTAATTTTCCTACAAATGGAGCAGAGAACAGTAAGGCTAAATATTCCGGTGACCGGAGGAGCAATTCCGATAAGAAATCGTCGAATGGGAAAGGGATTGAAGGGGATGTCAATGAGGACTTGAAGAAGGCTTAA